The Cucurbita pepo subsp. pepo cultivar mu-cu-16 chromosome LG05, ASM280686v2, whole genome shotgun sequence nucleotide sequence TACCTGAAAATTTCATGGAAATGTCAACCAAAACAAGTCAAGAGTGAACAAAAAGTTGTATTTATTCAACCTCTGAGGCCTCGTCTTCGTCCCAACGGTTGATTGCAATATTTGTATCACTGGAGACAATCATTCATATGAAAGCTAAACTAGAATTGAATCAGTGAACACAAACTTTCTTAGAGAGCAACAAGATACTTGGGATTGGGAAATTCTCAACCAAAATTTAAGATTCCTATGCCAATCTAACCACAGAGCCCTTCGTTTGAATTAAGAACATGTGCTTACAAATTAgctatcaaaatatttaaatgaaatataaagcATATAAGCCGAATGCAGCTCAAGgaactaattaatattttaactttccATCTAAATTAACAAATCCAAAGATATCAACGAAATGATAGAAGACAAAATCTTCCTCTCAAAATAAGTGAAGCTTCAAAATTATGGCAAAAATGGATAACGCATTAACCTTAACAATTTGAGATTGAAACAACAGAGTACATTGAAACCTAAATAACTAAGAGTGGATTAAAGAACTTCAGAATTATGGAACACATCAATCAGCAATTGTTACTTCAACCTCAACACCTGGTTCAATGGTGATAGATGTAATCTGCTTAACAACATCGGCAGAGCTAAAGAGGTCGATGACCCGCTTGTGAACACGAAGTTCAAATCTGTCCCATGTGTTGGTACcttcaaaaacaaataaatgattgGCAACCAGTTTTCAGGTTGGATCTGAAAGATCACAGAGCCTCAGACATCATCAACAAAACAGGCAGCAGTCATAGAAAGCATGCCAACAATACCAACAGCAACTGAATGGTTATAGAACAATACTGAACTAAGTAATTTTGAATCAGCAGATGAAGACCGAATAAATAAACTCAACATTTTGTGAAACTCGTCAAAGCACAATGCCAAAGAACTTATACATTtcatgttcataaattttctggCTTCTTTTCTAGAACTGCAGGGTCAAATTCATGAAGACAAATTCAAacagaagaataaaaataactcCGATCCAAAGTACAAGAACGAAAAACAATAACAGGTCTAAAGGCTGAAGAGGATTACCACGCTAAATTACATGGTGTGGAACCCCAAGTATAATGATGGGTGAATATTCAATTAACACATAACAATCGCCAATCCGAGAGAAAGACGAATGGAAGACGGAAAGAGAGGTATGGGGGAAAACTAGAGCTGTTGGCTTCACAACCAGGGTAGCGAAGTGACAGAGGGTTCCAAATTAAAGACAAAAACTTAATAACCATACAGATATACTTGTCTTAATGAATTGATTGATGTTAAATTCTATCAAAAAGCAGACAGAATATCATTCTCAATTCTTATTACTCTTAAGTAAAGCATTGATTCAAAAGTACCTTCACCGCATGGAGATTTCCTGGTGGTGATGTGCAGGACTTTCGTCGGCATCCTCACAGGTCCCTTGACCCTCAATCTCTTGTCCTTGGCACCCCGAACCAAATCAGCACAGACTGTTCATTGAAACAGGAAGTGAACAATCAGGATTGAGATAACATTTAATAATCTGAAGGCATCAATATATTAAACTTCCATTATCTATAGAGACAGAAATTAGGACCCAAAAACCCCCAGAGTGAAGTCAAAGAAAAGACCCCATTTTCGCAACATGGAACTCTCCAAGAGCAGTGATCCGAAGTTGATTTCGCAGATAAATACCGAACGCCACAATACAATAACAATGcgataaataacaaattataaatcaaGACGAACATAAGCAGTGAAAAGAATGAACGATGAACAACTACATAAAAAAGTAACAGCGCGAGTGTAAAAGAATCTATGTATTTCAGAACACTTATTACCGAAAACGTAAACAATATTTGAGTTCGAACGCAATAttggaagaaataaaattccCACTTGAACACTAGACAACAACTGAAGCAACTTGCTTCTACACAGAGGTAGGGATTTACCCTTCTCAAGGTTCTTCACGTTCTTCGACGAAAGAGTGATCCTAATCTTGTGGATCTGCTCTTGTGCGTCCTCCAAACCAGCCTTCGTAGGCTTCATCGCTGCATACGCCATTATCGCTAACTTCctgaaaacaaacaaaaaaagaaaatctcagAACTCCGAGAATCAGATGTGAAAAAAGGCACAGTAAACACCATGTGAAGGGGAACGATGGAAGTGGTGGAGAAGATTACCGGCGCAAGGGGTGGGTACCGCTGCTAGGTTTTTCAGTTGGAGGATTTAGGgtcgaagaagatgaagattgGAAGCTAGGGCTTTGGTATTAATATCAGTGGACTGGAGGCCCGAATTCAATTAGATCGGGCCAAacattaagtttaaaacattttggatcataaccttttatttatttattttccgaATATTACAGACGgcggaaacatctccctaatagatgcaaatcgtgagactaacagCAATACCGAGTAAAAACGGACGATATCTGGTAGTAGTGAGCtcggactgttacaaatggtatcacaGCCAGACACgggagacggtgtgccagtgaggacgctagcccccaAGGAAGATGAACTGTGAGATCTCGCGTAAGTGTGAGAGAAGAataaagcatttcttatacgAGTGAAAACCTTAAAATCATGATGTTGatagtgatacgtaacggtcaaagcggacaatgtCTATTAGCGATagacttgagctattacacaTCACAAATCAAATCAACGCTGCTCCAACATTTGTTACCTGAAGTTAGTGACGAGGTTACCTTGCATaagccaaaaataaaaactcaaggAACTTCACACGCCATTTTGCAAAGTAAATATCGAGATTCTATTATGTTCATTAAGTGGACAAACCAAGGTTAAGGATTTGTTTGGGGTTGATTGGAGCATAACCAAGGTCGAGACGTAGCTGACCTCTTTTAAGTCGAgaccaaaaattgaaaatactAGAAACACTATAGATTAgtttgtcacaatcgcactttaaTAACAGCGGACTTGTGATTGTGCGGCCCTCACTTCACAGTAACAAGCGAGCTAAGCCTATTCATTCTTACGTTGCCTACGGCCAAACGAtatatgctcgagcctctaacCCCGGtttaagaagaaagttttagaaaacggaggcagagagatttcgatagagagatttgagagcaagatttgagaaattgaaattagtgTTGCAGGAGAATATAAGCGAAAGACAACAAGAACAGCTTtctgcatataactatcgggtagggaGATATGAAAGTTAGGgataaaatggtaaaatgtaatttttatttatttattaatttgtataAAAAGTATGCCGAAAGGGTGTTGTTATAAAGGGGGAAACAAAGCCTGGTCTTCGCCACTCTTCTGCGAACTCCAAAATTCAGTGTGAGAGAGAGGAATCAGGGTTTTAGaggaattagggttttaaacAGAATGGGTATTGGACTGAGGCCTTACACTGAGAGAACGGGGGAGGGCTTGGGATTACCGGTCTTCGATGCCAGCCAAGGCGAGGTTCTCATCCACACAGTTCCTGCCGTCGCCATCGTATTCGATAATCGGCCTCCCGAGTTCCCTGGCACTCTATATGTCTCCTCCAGGTACCTTATTTCGCTTCGTTTTTTTGTTCAGTCCTGTCTGTTTTAGAGTTTCAATTAATGTCTAAGGGAGTGTGGAAGAAACATTTAGGAATCGGGGCCCCTTTTTCCTGaggattatttctttttctatcaAATTGAATTTTCGGTTAAGCGAGGGGAGGAGTGGGTCGTAttgttttcattattattgGGTTGTAATGAGTTTTTGAATGAAATGATCGCTTGTGAGAATTGGATTGCCGATGTGAGTATGAGAAAGTAAAATCCCAGTGGGTTTCTCTGTGTAGAGGATCGGAAGAAACCcctctcaaaatttaagaCAGAGGAACTGAGCACAAAgtgaaaattaagaacaatatTGAAAGAATACTATTTTAAGACTTGATAAGCTTTTGGTGTTCATTATCTTCGATGCTTACAGTTGGACCTGCCTATAGATAAGCATTATAACTGTATCTAGTCCTCAATGTAGCAGCGTCTATGTTTTTTCAATGATTCACTCGCTAgttatttcttttgatttaaaGCTAGAAGCTTGCGTTTAGCTGCTATATAGGCCTGTAGTTGGAAAGTTAGGATAGAAAGGGCCTCTTCAACATGTGGCTAGAGGGGACAAGAAATTTGGTATTTTGTACACACTCCATTACATAGTGTGTTCGGCGTTCTGAGTTTTATGTAAGCTCATTTGTAGTTATGATATACATTTTTAAGGTAAAACCAATTAAATGAACTTTTTGTTACCTCATTGGCTTTTGTCTTAGTTAATACCAAATCAATGGCAAGTCTAACAAGAAGAAGCTTCATTGTTGTCTTAGTTAATACCAAATCAATGGCAAGTCTAACAAGAAAAGGCTTCATTGTTGTCTTAGTTAATACCAAATCAATGGCAAGTCTAAGCCAAACTCTATTGAAACTAAATGCATAAGCTGATTGTTCCCATCATTTCTTACCATGTGATATTAGTATTTCTTGAGAACGTGACTACTATAAAATGCATATTTCCCTGTTCTCTCATTTTCTAGTGGGCATGCGAATAGCTTCTTGTACCACACAGAAGTTCCTTTATTGTTGTTGTCATGTATTTATTATGTAgaaaacttaattttcattacGTAGAAAGCTAATTATTAAGGAGGTGCTCCTAAACTCACTCTTAGGATAAGGGCGAAGTTCTTTGGCACGTTTGTTTGTTACTATTTTGTGGGTTatttggttggagaggaactGTAGAATTTAGAGGGGTGGAGAGATATTGGAAGGTTATTAGGTTCAATTTATCCTTATTGGCAACGTCCATTCATCGAGTATTTTATCAGTATCAACTTGGTAATAGTTCTTTTGGATTGGAACTCCTTCTTGTAGATAGTCTTGGGTTTCCTTTTGTGATATATTTATGCCATGTACACTTTTTCACTTTCTTAATGGAAACTCGCTTTCTTactatatatacacacaacACCCACTTAAATCTACATACAcgtgtttgtgtgtgtgtgttgtcTTAATTGATTACTATGTAATTGAACATGACATGAGAAAATTTAATATGCTTGTAGTCAAGTGGTTTGGCTGAGTGACGTAGACATGGCAAAAGGTTATGCTGTTGATTTTTTGTCAATGTCATTGCATGCAGTTTCAACAGACCCAGAGGCCTATCCATCTCCTTGTCTGTATGTACAGGTATTTACTTGTGCAGCTATGCATTATTGCTCATTAATTTTATCTGGTCGAAGAGATCCATGATGTTGATTTTGGTTTAAACTTCTAGTTTTCTTTTGGTTATTATCCTAGCGTCATCGTATGCAAATCCTACTGAAATTATTTGGTGGCTCTGTTAACTTCAAACCTAAGATTTACGTGTAGTATgattttttctattgaagaaAGATCATTGcagtaaattttatatcttaagaataatgtaataaatgaggttaaaatactattttgatCCTTgcatttttagatttattttcaCCAATCTGAGGTCATTTCCATCAGACTTCgcgaaaaaagaaagaaggaaaaaaaaaagcacacTGGCAATctgttttccaaatttctagggaaattattgatatttggAGCTATAAGAATAGCAATTGTGATTTGtgtataattttgatttttcttctgaTGAACTTCCCTTCACTATTTGGTGATATGTGATGCTTAACATGAATTATAGGATCTTAGAGTGGGGTTGTGGAAGGTGCCGAGGTTTTATGCCCGTGTCCTGAACATGTTCGTATCCTACTGATTCATAAATCAGCATGTCGTTGTTTCCATGTCAGTGTCGTCTCCATGTGATTTTGTCTGTTCTTTGCTTCTTAGGATTTAAGTTCCTACCATTATAAGAAGAGTTCTTTGCCATATCGCATTGTAATTAAGGCTTGCAGAAAACTCTTGCTCAATATCTGTTTCTTAAGCtctcttagttttttttttctggtccttaagttttttaatttgtttaccataatctttttttctccTGACCTTTGTGATTGTGCTGAAGATTGATActggagatgaagaagagtCTGATAATTCAGATTCAGAATGTCTTGGTGAAGAGTCTGAGAATTTAGATTTAGGTGCAGTTAGAGAGATGAGACTTGTACCATCAAATCCTGCTGAATGTATGGttctcctcttttttctttgattatgaAATGCTATTGCAATGTAGCATAATACCTTGATTTCTTTTGCAATAGTAGAAGCTCTGTTCGATGTATGCTGCCAGTGTGCCGAACTTAATCCTGATCCTACTGGAGGTTAGTTCACTTCCATAATGAACTTCTGTTTCTATTTTCATACAACTAGCTGGTTGTTTTTCTTGTATGAACTCCATGCTTCCttcagatgaagaagaagaagagcacaACTGGTTTTTTTCTGCTGATCAGTTGGAAGAAATGCCAGGTACGGAGCCAAGTAGATAaatcatattctttttatacTTGTTAGAGATTATATACAATTTGCTTTCTGTAATATTTAGGACTTTCGGGAGATGGAGATGACAAAGAACCATTTTCCTCTAATCCAGCAAACTCAATCGGCCACTCGAACGGGGATCATGATCAACTATCTCGCACAGTGCTTCAGGTATGTTTATGAACACATATTCTATCCCGTAGAACGTTTCAGTATTTGCTGGTATCTCTGAAAGTAACTTAtaacttttggttttcttaCCGCTTTTGGTGCATAATGCTTGTGTAGCTTCAAATCAATGATCAACGTTTTGAGGATGCAGAAGAGATGGAACCTGAAAGCAACGGCAAACATCATCATTGAGCTTCTGTGGAAGAAGTCGACCATCCTCTTTGTGTGTGTTAAACTTCCTGTTGTACACTTGAAACCCTGCTTTATATGCAAATTTTTGTGTGGAACATTAGACAGGTTAGGGTTTTTAGTCACCTAGTTTCCCTTGGTAGTTTTTACTAAGTTGCTCGATTACTAAACTTATTATGGCTAGTGTTGAATTTGGAATACctacatatattttatatctacCATACTATCTTGACAATTATCAATCAAATATTCTCATTAACAATTCACCTTTGATTTTAATGAATTCCATCATTTACTCGTACAGGTAGTAGACTAGTAATATTCTAGAGATCCATTATAACTCCTAGAAAGGGATTA carries:
- the LOC111794540 gene encoding 40S ribosomal protein S20-2, whose protein sequence is MAYAAMKPTKAGLEDAQEQIHKIRITLSSKNVKNLEKVCADLVRGAKDKRLRVKGPVRMPTKVLHITTRKSPCGEGTNTWDRFELRVHKRVIDLFSSADVVKQITSITIEPGVEVEVTIAD
- the LOC111795645 gene encoding chloride conductance regulatory protein ICln, which produces MGIGLRPYTERTGEGLGLPVFDASQGEVLIHTVPAVAIVFDNRPPEFPGTLYVSSSQVVWLSDVDMAKGYAVDFLSMSLHAVSTDPEAYPSPCLYVQIDTGDEEESDNSDSECLGEESENLDLGAVREMRLVPSNPAELEALFDVCCQCAELNPDPTGDEEEEEHNWFFSADQLEEMPGLSGDGDDKEPFSSNPANSIGHSNGDHDQLSRTVLQLQINDQRFEDAEEMEPESNGKHHH